The following proteins are co-located in the Insulibacter thermoxylanivorax genome:
- a CDS encoding endo-1,4-beta-xylanase, with the protein MLGMSRRFRRVISVLLAVLLIPAGWLTPIAAEISESSDNYVVYHETFEEGNSVARQSGGASLEYVTDKVFDGNEDGAALYVNNRTNNHDGPDFFFEDLGLVDGRTYTVTIAVYVDSDVTIPEGALLAIQPVGNDNYGWVTGAEITAGKAMTLTGQFTADLSMYDRLRVQSDEAGKTVPFYIGDILITGEPEPIDEEPVEEQIIYHETFKDDAGKVKPAGDVTLEVVSDLYFDGNEDGKALKVDGRTQNWHGVDIAFSDVGMADGATYTIRVIGYIAEDVEVPAGAKATLQNVQSYQGLYVDADFVAGQPFVLTGRYTVDQSRDFAVRIQSNEAGQTVPFYIGDILITGEAPVDEPSDRPPAIPFIPIDFEDNTTQGFEGRAGSESLTVTDETNHTEGGKYALKVEGRSDTWHGPSLRVEKYIDLGYEYKISVWVKMIEPSTAELTLSTQVGSDQYINLAKQIVTSGEWVQLEGRYRYTNAGGEYITIYIESNNATASFYIDDVEFVPTGAGPVDIERDLDPIKEVYKDDFLIGSAISAEDLDGVRFELLTMHHNLATAGNAMKPDALQRTKGQFTFDEADEMVNKVLGAGMKMHGHVLVWHQQSPDWMNIAGTDEEGKPIYLSREEALDNLRTHIRKVVEHFGDRVISWDVVNEAMSDNPPNPEDWEGSLRKSAWYHAIGPDYIEQAFLAAREVIDEHGWDIKLYYNDYNDDNQNKAEAIYQMVKEINERYAAEHNGRLLIDGIGMQGHYNLNTNPANVRRSLEKFISLGVEVGITELDIKAGENYELTDKEAKQQAYLYAQLFQLYKEYAEHISRVTFWGLDDGTSWLADRNPLLFDRNLKAKPAYYAVIDPEKYIEEYDPEEIEARQGQGVYGTPVIDGEIDAVWNNAPDLPIDRYQMAWQGANGTAKVLWDEENLYVLVRVNDSELDKSNPNEWEQDSIEVFLDQLNTKQTFYVDGVGQYRINYENETSFNPAGIDEGFESAVKVTGSSYTVEVKIPLTEIRPKHGTKIGFDVQINDARSGARQSVATWNDLSGQGYQDPSVFGVLTLIDPSAADEDSRRGSSPVILPPTGSVEVRNGVTAIRPAVRTIGGHATAEITNQLLRQALGQAAEQADGSKQIVVDLAEQVRSGAVDVQLPASSLQSEENYTLLVKLGTVWVEIPSRMLVNHESSHEQVKIRIAQDAKEQLAANVRDQIGDRPVIKLDLVAGDEVMPWSSADAPVIVTIPYTPSWVESLYPDHIVVWHIDDAGKITAIPNSRYDAEEGVVRLAAKHFSTFAVTYVYHDFTDTHDVPWARDAIEAMAARDIIRGIGGKLYAPYDNITRADFVALLVRALELQAPDEHVTMFRDVPASAYYYDELRTAKQLGIAAGTGDGAFQPAAPITRQDMMVLTVRALEAAGRSLPSGSPLTAYADADLVADYAKDSVTALAASGIIAGKSGNRIAPQDHLTRAEAAVILYRIWKE; encoded by the coding sequence ATGCTGGGAATGAGTCGAAGGTTTAGGCGAGTCATCTCTGTGTTGTTGGCAGTTTTGTTGATTCCAGCAGGTTGGTTGACACCTATAGCGGCCGAAATTTCAGAATCATCCGACAATTATGTCGTTTATCATGAGACGTTTGAAGAAGGGAATAGTGTTGCTCGTCAGTCTGGCGGAGCATCGCTCGAATACGTTACGGATAAAGTATTTGATGGAAATGAAGATGGTGCGGCACTGTATGTAAATAACCGTACAAATAACCATGATGGACCAGACTTTTTCTTTGAAGACTTAGGTTTGGTGGATGGACGGACGTATACCGTGACCATAGCCGTTTATGTGGATTCGGATGTTACTATTCCTGAGGGTGCTCTACTCGCTATTCAACCTGTTGGCAACGACAACTATGGATGGGTTACTGGTGCCGAGATTACAGCCGGTAAAGCAATGACGTTAACCGGTCAATTTACGGCGGATTTGTCGATGTATGACCGTCTGCGAGTGCAATCGGATGAAGCCGGGAAAACAGTTCCATTCTACATTGGAGATATTCTGATCACTGGTGAACCAGAACCGATTGATGAGGAACCGGTTGAAGAGCAGATTATCTACCATGAGACATTTAAAGATGACGCAGGAAAAGTTAAACCAGCGGGAGATGTCACATTAGAGGTCGTTTCGGATCTATATTTTGATGGCAATGAAGACGGAAAAGCGTTAAAAGTGGATGGAAGAACGCAGAACTGGCATGGAGTCGATATTGCGTTCAGTGATGTCGGCATGGCAGACGGAGCGACCTATACGATCAGGGTGATTGGCTATATTGCTGAAGATGTCGAAGTTCCGGCAGGCGCTAAGGCTACGCTTCAGAATGTTCAAAGCTATCAAGGCCTTTATGTTGATGCAGACTTCGTTGCAGGGCAGCCATTTGTGCTGACAGGAAGATATACGGTTGATCAGAGCAGGGATTTTGCCGTACGGATTCAATCAAATGAAGCAGGGCAAACTGTTCCATTCTACATTGGGGATATTTTGATTACCGGCGAAGCTCCCGTTGATGAACCTAGTGACAGACCGCCTGCGATTCCGTTCATACCGATTGATTTTGAAGACAATACAACGCAAGGTTTTGAGGGACGTGCAGGCAGTGAATCCTTAACCGTCACTGATGAAACGAACCATACGGAAGGCGGCAAGTACGCTCTGAAGGTAGAGGGAAGATCGGATACTTGGCACGGCCCCTCGCTGCGCGTGGAGAAATATATTGATCTCGGTTATGAGTATAAAATATCCGTGTGGGTCAAGATGATTGAACCTTCAACTGCGGAACTTACATTATCGACGCAAGTTGGTTCCGACCAATATATCAACCTGGCCAAACAAATTGTGACCAGCGGCGAATGGGTGCAGTTAGAAGGGCGTTACCGTTACACGAATGCGGGCGGCGAATATATAACCATCTATATTGAGAGCAATAATGCAACAGCGTCCTTCTATATCGATGATGTTGAGTTTGTGCCCACGGGCGCTGGACCGGTGGATATCGAAAGAGATTTGGATCCGATCAAAGAGGTGTATAAAGACGATTTCCTCATCGGCAGTGCGATATCCGCTGAGGATCTGGATGGCGTGCGCTTCGAACTGCTGACTATGCATCATAACCTGGCTACAGCCGGCAATGCCATGAAACCGGACGCCTTGCAGCGGACGAAAGGACAGTTCACCTTCGATGAGGCCGATGAGATGGTGAATAAGGTGCTTGGTGCCGGCATGAAGATGCACGGACACGTGCTGGTATGGCATCAGCAGTCACCGGATTGGATGAACATTGCGGGTACTGATGAAGAAGGCAAACCGATTTACCTCAGCAGAGAAGAAGCGTTAGACAATCTGCGAACACATATCAGGAAGGTTGTGGAACATTTCGGAGACAGGGTCATCTCCTGGGATGTTGTTAACGAAGCGATGAGCGATAACCCGCCGAACCCGGAAGATTGGGAAGGGTCGCTCCGCAAATCGGCGTGGTATCATGCGATTGGCCCTGATTACATCGAGCAGGCCTTCTTAGCAGCAAGAGAAGTGATCGATGAGCATGGCTGGGATATCAAGCTGTATTACAACGATTATAACGATGATAACCAAAATAAGGCCGAAGCGATCTACCAGATGGTGAAGGAGATCAATGAGCGCTATGCCGCTGAGCATAACGGCAGACTCCTCATCGACGGCATCGGCATGCAAGGACACTACAATCTGAACACCAACCCGGCGAATGTTCGACGTTCCTTGGAGAAGTTTATCTCGCTGGGAGTAGAGGTAGGAATTACTGAACTGGATATCAAGGCGGGCGAAAATTATGAACTAACAGATAAGGAAGCGAAGCAGCAAGCTTATCTGTATGCCCAGCTGTTCCAGCTGTACAAAGAGTATGCAGAACACATCTCCCGTGTAACCTTCTGGGGACTGGATGACGGCACCAGTTGGCTGGCAGACCGTAATCCGCTGCTCTTCGATCGGAATTTGAAAGCTAAACCCGCTTATTATGCAGTCATCGATCCGGAGAAGTATATCGAAGAATACGATCCGGAAGAGATCGAAGCGCGGCAAGGCCAAGGGGTATACGGTACACCTGTGATCGACGGGGAGATCGATGCGGTCTGGAACAATGCACCGGACTTGCCTATTGATCGTTACCAAATGGCATGGCAAGGGGCGAATGGTACTGCCAAGGTGCTGTGGGATGAAGAGAATCTGTATGTTCTCGTTCGCGTCAATGATTCTGAACTGGATAAGAGCAACCCGAATGAATGGGAACAGGATTCGATCGAGGTATTCCTTGACCAATTGAATACGAAACAAACCTTCTATGTGGATGGCGTCGGTCAATACCGAATCAATTACGAGAATGAAACTTCCTTCAACCCGGCAGGCATCGATGAAGGTTTCGAGTCCGCAGTGAAGGTGACAGGCTCCAGTTATACCGTAGAAGTGAAGATTCCTTTGACGGAGATCAGACCGAAACATGGTACCAAGATTGGCTTCGACGTCCAGATCAATGATGCCCGAAGCGGTGCACGTCAAAGCGTCGCGACCTGGAACGACTTGTCCGGTCAGGGCTATCAAGATCCGTCTGTATTTGGCGTATTGACGCTGATCGATCCATCTGCAGCTGATGAAGACAGCCGCAGAGGCTCATCGCCGGTGATTCTGCCTCCAACAGGATCCGTAGAGGTGCGAAACGGCGTTACAGCGATCCGTCCTGCTGTGAGGACGATAGGCGGACATGCAACCGCGGAGATCACGAATCAACTGCTGCGGCAAGCACTCGGTCAAGCGGCAGAACAAGCGGACGGCTCCAAGCAGATCGTGGTCGATCTAGCGGAACAGGTGCGAAGCGGCGCCGTGGATGTGCAGCTGCCAGCAAGCAGCTTGCAAAGCGAGGAGAACTACACCTTGCTCGTGAAGCTGGGGACGGTATGGGTGGAGATTCCGAGCCGTATGCTGGTGAACCACGAGAGCAGCCATGAGCAAGTGAAGATTCGTATCGCTCAAGATGCTAAAGAGCAATTAGCTGCTAATGTGCGCGATCAGATCGGCGATCGCCCTGTGATTAAGCTCGACCTCGTTGCTGGTGATGAGGTCATGCCTTGGAGCAGCGCTGATGCTCCTGTGATCGTGACGATTCCATATACACCATCATGGGTAGAGAGTCTTTATCCCGACCACATCGTCGTATGGCATATCGATGATGCGGGTAAGATCACGGCGATTCCGAACAGCCGCTACGATGCGGAAGAGGGTGTCGTGCGCCTCGCTGCCAAACATTTCAGCACCTTCGCGGTCACTTATGTATATCATGACTTCACGGATACGCATGATGTGCCGTGGGCGAGGGATGCGATCGAAGCGATGGCTGCACGGGATATCATCCGCGGGATCGGCGGCAAGCTCTATGCTCCGTATGACAACATCACGCGAGCGGACTTCGTCGCTCTGCTGGTCAGGGCGTTGGAGCTGCAAGCGCCGGATGAGCATGTGACGATGTTCCGAGATGTGCCGGCATCGGCTTACTATTATGATGAGCTGCGCACAGCCAAGCAGCTCGGCATCGCCGCAGGCACCGGTGACGGTGCTTTCCAACCGGCCGCACCGATCACTCGTCAAGATATGATGGTGCTGACGGTTCGTGCGCTTGAAGCGGCGGGCAGATCCCTGCCGTCAGGCAGCCCGCTCACCGCATATGCCGACGCAGATCTTGTGGCGGACTACGCTAAGGACAGCGTTACCGCGCTGGCAGCGTCCGGCATAATCGCCGGCAAGAGCGGGAACAGAATCGCACCGCAAGACCATCTCACCCGCGCAGAGGCAGCGGTAATTCTGTATCGGATCTGGAAGGAATGA